From a single Actinomyces viscosus genomic region:
- the galE gene encoding UDP-glucose 4-epimerase GalE — protein MSILVAGGAGYIGAHVVRLLLERGEDVVVVDDLSYGTPERVKGAALVELDVADGQAPEALAEVMSSRGVTAVIHFAARKQVGESVERPAWYYQQNVGGLANVLLAMERAGVNQMIFSSSAAVYGMPPVEVVPEDIDCRPINPYGETKLIGEWMMADAEKAWGLRWAGLRYFNVAGAGWDDLGDMATLNLIPMVLDRLSRGETPKIFGTDYPTPDGTCVRDYIHVKDLAVAHIAALDYLAGGQEMAEHVFNVGTGQGASVREVVSRVIASTGLDLEPEELARRAGDPPQLIGNATRIGEVLGWRAEHDLDDIVTSSYTSWQADPNRPHFA, from the coding sequence ATGAGCATTCTCGTTGCTGGAGGCGCCGGCTACATCGGCGCGCACGTGGTCCGACTTCTCCTCGAGCGCGGGGAGGATGTCGTCGTCGTCGACGATCTCTCCTACGGGACGCCGGAGCGAGTCAAGGGTGCCGCCCTGGTCGAGCTCGATGTTGCCGACGGCCAGGCCCCTGAGGCCCTTGCCGAGGTCATGAGCTCGCGCGGCGTCACCGCCGTCATTCACTTCGCCGCCCGCAAGCAGGTGGGCGAGTCCGTGGAGCGCCCGGCCTGGTACTACCAGCAGAACGTGGGCGGCCTGGCGAACGTGCTGCTGGCCATGGAGAGAGCCGGCGTCAACCAGATGATCTTCTCCTCCTCGGCGGCCGTCTACGGCATGCCCCCGGTGGAGGTCGTGCCCGAGGACATCGATTGCCGCCCCATCAACCCCTACGGCGAGACCAAGCTCATCGGCGAGTGGATGATGGCCGACGCCGAGAAGGCCTGGGGGCTGCGCTGGGCCGGCCTGCGCTACTTCAACGTCGCCGGCGCCGGCTGGGACGACCTGGGAGACATGGCCACCCTCAACCTCATCCCCATGGTCCTCGACCGCCTCTCCAGGGGAGAGACCCCCAAGATCTTTGGCACCGATTACCCGACCCCCGACGGCACCTGCGTGCGCGACTACATCCACGTCAAGGACCTCGCCGTCGCCCATATCGCCGCCCTGGACTACCTGGCCGGTGGTCAGGAGATGGCCGAGCACGTCTTCAACGTCGGTACCGGTCAGGGCGCCTCGGTGCGCGAGGTCGTCTCCAGGGTGATCGCCTCCACGGGGCTGGACCTGGAGCCGGAGGAGCTGGCCCGGCGTGCGGGCGACCCGCCCCAGCTCATCGGCAACGCCACCCGTATCGGCGAGGTCCTGGGCTGGCGGGCCGAGCACGACCTGGACGACATCGTCACCTCCTCCTACACCTCCTGGCAGGCTGACCCCAACCGGCCCCACTTCGCCTGA
- the purE gene encoding 5-(carboxyamino)imidazole ribonucleotide mutase, producing MSESSAMKAGMKAGTTRPVVGIVMGSDSDWPVMGAAADVLDEFGVAYEVDVVSAHRMPTEMIDYGRAAAGRGLRVIIAGAGGAAHLPGMLAAVTELPVIGVPVPLKYLDGMDSLLSIVQMPAGVPVATVSIGGARNAGLLAARILASGPGEEAARLAAAMRDFQKDLGEVAHAKGAALRERLQS from the coding sequence ATGAGCGAGAGCAGCGCAATGAAGGCAGGAATGAAGGCAGGTACGACTCGGCCGGTGGTCGGCATCGTCATGGGCTCGGACTCGGACTGGCCGGTCATGGGCGCCGCCGCCGACGTGCTCGACGAGTTCGGCGTGGCCTACGAGGTCGACGTCGTCTCCGCCCACCGCATGCCCACCGAGATGATCGACTACGGGCGCGCCGCCGCTGGGCGGGGGCTACGGGTCATCATCGCCGGTGCCGGGGGAGCGGCGCACCTGCCCGGGATGCTGGCAGCCGTCACCGAGCTGCCGGTCATCGGGGTGCCGGTGCCACTGAAGTACCTCGACGGCATGGACTCCCTGCTCTCCATCGTGCAGATGCCCGCCGGGGTGCCGGTGGCCACCGTCTCCATCGGCGGTGCCCGCAACGCCGGGCTGCTGGCGGCACGGATCCTCGCCTCCGGTCCGGGTGAGGAGGCCGCGCGCCTGGCTGCGGCGATGCGCGACTTCCAGAAGGACCTGGGTGAGGTGGCCCATGCCAAGGGCGCCGCTCTGCGCGAGCGCCTGCAGAGTTGA